In Pseudomonas grandcourensis, the DNA window CGCGGGTCGTGGCCCATGTTCGGTGCCCCGCCGAAACCGGCCAGGCGCCCGCGGGTCACGGTGGAAGAGTGACCATCGCCATCGACTTGCAAAGTCGCGCCGATGAACAAGTCCACGGCGTATTGCCCGGCCAGTTGGCTGAACATCCGATTGGAACGCAGAGAGCCGTCGCGCCCGGTAAAGAACACATCCGGCCGCGCCGCAATGTAGTTTTCCATCCCCAGTTCGGTGCCGAAGCAATGCACGCTTTCGACCCAGCCGCTTTCAATCGCCGGAATCAACGTCGGGTGCGGGTTGAGCGTCCAGTTGCGGCAGATCTTGCCTTTGAGGCCGAGGGACTCGCCATAGGTCGGCAGGATCAGCTCGATGGCAGCGGTATTGAAACCGATACCGTGGTTGAGGGACTGCACGTTGTGTTTTTCGTAGATCCCGCGAATCGCCATCATCGCCATCAGCACGTGCACGGGCTTGATGTGCCGAGGGTCGCGGGTGAACAGCGGTTCGATATAGAACGGCTTGTCGGCCACCACCACGAAATCGACCCAGGAGGCGGGAATGTCGACGCGCGGCAGGTCGCTGACGTCGTCCACCAACTGGTTGACCTGGACGATGACGATGCCGTCGCTGAAGGCCGCCGGTTCGATCAGCGCCGGGGTGTCTTCGGTGCTCGGCCCGGTGTAGATGTTGCCGGCGCGGTCGGCCATGAACCCGGCCGAAAGCACGACGTTGGGAATCAGGTCCACCACCAGTCGTGCGTAGAGTTCGATGTAGGTGTGGATCGCGCCGATTTCCAGCAGGCCGTCTTCAAGCAACTGGCTGATGCGCAGGCTTTGGGTGCCGGCGAAGGAGAAGTCGAGCTTGCGGGCGATGCCGCGTTCGAACAGGTCCAGGTGCTCGGAGCGCCCGACGCTGGGCATGATCATGTGCAAGTCATGCAGCTTCGCGGGGTCGGCCTTGGCCAGGGAGCGGGAAAGGAAATCCGCCTGCTTCTGGTTGTTGCCTTCGAGCACCA includes these proteins:
- the mdcA gene encoding malonate decarboxylase subunit alpha; translated protein: MTTTISPDSRWTRRRSEKQRRLELVRGLADGVVLPTDNIVAALEALILPGDRVVLEGNNQKQADFLSRSLAKADPAKLHDLHMIMPSVGRSEHLDLFERGIARKLDFSFAGTQSLRISQLLEDGLLEIGAIHTYIELYARLVVDLIPNVVLSAGFMADRAGNIYTGPSTEDTPALIEPAAFSDGIVIVQVNQLVDDVSDLPRVDIPASWVDFVVVADKPFYIEPLFTRDPRHIKPVHVLMAMMAIRGIYEKHNVQSLNHGIGFNTAAIELILPTYGESLGLKGKICRNWTLNPHPTLIPAIESGWVESVHCFGTELGMENYIAARPDVFFTGRDGSLRSNRMFSQLAGQYAVDLFIGATLQVDGDGHSSTVTRGRLAGFGGAPNMGHDPRGRRHSTPAWLDMRNTDVAEPMLERGKKLVVQMVETFQEGGKPTFVETLDAVEVAKKSGMPLAPIMVYGDDVTHLLTEEGIAYLYKARSLEERQAMIAAVAGVTAIGLRHNPKDTARMRREGLIALPEDLGIRRTDATRELLAAKSVADLVEWSGGLYNPPAKFRSW